From Candidatus Hydrogenedens sp., the proteins below share one genomic window:
- a CDS encoding GLUG motif-containing protein has protein sequence SGKQNVGGLVGVNDGGTVTDSYWDKETYGQTVSAGGEGKTTAEMKQQATYVGWDFVNVWAIEENVTYPYLRALGQPVEPVIVEKEIWSLSDLNKIGRDREYPMDGHYTLMVDIDASATINWDGGKGFKPITLVGRFDGNGHVIRNLYINRLEEDRVGLFSHVYGEVKNIGVENVQVVGYEYVGGLVGRNYGTVSQSYSTGSVVGSYKVGGLVGLNRGTVSQSYSTGSVSGVDGVGGLVGDNYSGTVSQSYSTGSVAGGGSVGGLVGRNEGGTVTQSYSTGSVSGKQNVGGLVGVNDGGTVIDSYWDKETSGQTTSNGGEGKTTAEMKQQATFVGWDFTTVWDIEENVTYPYLQALGHPVLPPAVVEKEIWSLSDLNKIGRDWEYPMDGRYILMADIDASDTINWNEGKGFKPIILVGRFDGNGHVIRNLYINRPEEDEVGLFGRVYGEVKNIGVENVQVVGGNDVGGLVGDNYSGTMSQSYSTGSVQGGKKVGGLVGRNYGDVSESYSTGSVSGVDGVGGLVGDNYSGTVRQSYSTGLVSGGDLVGGLVGYKNGGSTTQSYWDKQTSGQSSSEGGTRKTTAQMKKKATYVGWDFVNVWDIIEGVSYPYLRVLGPTQGHGDEGEGAKEG, from the coding sequence TCAGGGAAACAAAATGTAGGCGGCCTTGTTGGGGTAAATGATGGAGGCACTGTTACAGATAGTTATTGGGATAAGGAGACCTATGGACAGACTGTATCAGCAGGAGGTGAGGGAAAGACAACAGCAGAAATGAAACAGCAGGCGACCTATGTTGGTTGGGATTTTGTTAATGTATGGGCTATAGAGGAGAATGTAACCTACCCATACTTACGAGCCTTAGGTCAGCCAGTTGAGCCTGTGATAGTAGAGAAGGAGATATGGAGTTTATCTGATTTGAACAAGATAGGACGGGATAGGGAATATCCTATGGATGGGCATTATACCTTGATGGTGGATATAGATGCGAGTGCTACGATAAACTGGGATGGGGGCAAGGGATTTAAACCAATCACACTGGTAGGTAGATTTGATGGAAATGGGCATGTGATACGGAATTTATATATAAATCGTTTGGAAGAGGATAGAGTTGGTTTATTTAGTCATGTTTATGGAGAGGTGAAGAATATAGGCGTAGAGAATGTTCAGGTGGTGGGTTATGAGTATGTCGGTGGTCTTGTAGGTAGGAATTATGGTACCGTGAGTCAGAGTTATTCAACTGGCTCGGTGGTGGGTAGTTATAAAGTCGGTGGTCTTGTGGGTCTCAATAGGGGTACTGTAAGTCAGAGTTATTCAACTGGCTCGGTGTCGGGTGTGGATGGAGTAGGCGGTCTTGTGGGGGATAATTACTCCGGTACCGTGAGTCAGAGTTATTCTACTGGCTCGGTGGCTGGTGGAGGTTCAGTCGGAGGTCTTGTGGGGAGGAATGAGGGAGGTACCGTAACGCAGAGTTATTCCACGGGCTCGGTTTCAGGGAAACAAAATGTAGGCGGCCTTGTTGGGGTAAATGATGGAGGCACTGTTATAGATAGTTATTGGGATAAGGAAACATCCGGTCAGACCACATCTAATGGAGGTGAGGGAAAGACAACAGCAGAAATGAAACAGCAGGCAACATTTGTAGGTTGGGATTTTACAACTGTGTGGGACATAGAGGAAAATGTAACCTATCCATATTTACAAGCATTAGGTCATCCTGTCCTACCTCCAGCGGTGGTGGAGAAGGAGATATGGAGTTTATCCGATTTGAACAAGATAGGGCGGGATTGGGAATATCCGATGGATGGGCGTTATATATTAATGGCAGATATAGATGCAAGTGATACGATAAATTGGAATGAAGGTAAGGGATTTAAGCCGATAATATTGGTGGGCAGATTTGATGGTAATGGGCATGTGATACGGAATTTATATATAAATCGTCCGGAAGAGGATGAAGTTGGTTTATTTGGTCGTGTTTATGGAGAGGTGAAAAATATAGGCGTAGAGAATGTTCAGGTGGTGGGTGGTAATGATGTTGGAGGTCTTGTGGGGGATAATTACTCCGGTACAATGAGTCAGAGTTATTCTACTGGCTCGGTGCAGGGGGGTAAGAAAGTCGGAGGTCTTGTGGGGAGGAATTATGGTGATGTGAGTGAGAGTTATTCCACTGGTTCGGTGTCGGGTGTAGATGGAGTAGGCGGTCTTGTGGGGGATAATTACTCCGGTACAGTGAGACAGAGTTATTCCACGGGTTTGGTATCAGGTGGTGATCTTGTAGGCGGTCTTGTAGGATATAAAAATGGTGGTTCAACTACCCAAAGTTACTGGGACAAGCAGACATCTGGTCAAAGTTCATCAGAGGGAGGAACGAGAAAGACAACAGCGCAGATGAAAAAGAAGGCGACATATGTGGGTTGGGATTTTGTTAATGTGTGGGACATTATAGAAGGTGTTAGTTATCCTTATTTACGGGTTTTAGGACCTACACAAGGACACGGAGACGAGGGAGAAGGAGCGAAGGAAGGTTAG